From the genome of Epinephelus lanceolatus isolate andai-2023 chromosome 23, ASM4190304v1, whole genome shotgun sequence, one region includes:
- the cry1a gene encoding cryptochrome circadian regulator 1a — protein sequence MVINTIHWFRKGLRLHDNPSLKESLLGADTVRCVYILDPWFAGSSNVGINRWRFLLQSLEDLDSSLRKLNSRLFVIRGQPTDVFPRLFKEWKISRLSYEYDSEPFGKERDAAIKKLACEAGVEVTVRISHTLYDLDKIIELNGGQSPLTYKRFQTLISRMDAVEVPAESITADIMGKCRTPLSEDHDDKFGVPSLEELGFDTEGLSSAVWPGGETEALTRLERHLERKAWVANFERPRMNANSLLASPTGLSPYLRFGCLSCRLFYFKLTDLYRKVKKNSSPPLSLYGQLLWREFFYTAATNNPCFDKMESNPICVQIPWDRNPEALAKWAEGRTGFPWIDAIMTQLRQEGWIHHLARHAVACFLTRGDLWIGWEEGMKVFEELLLDADWSVNAGSWMWLSCSSFFQQFFHCYCPVGFGRRTDPNGDYIRRYLPILRGFPAKYIYDPWNAPESVQKAAKCIIGVHYPKPMVHHAEASRLNIERMKQIYQQLSCYRGLGLLATVPSTSNGNGNGNGNGETSSDGMGFPVEASHSAAAPSGYQMPVHSQGDWQSGVMMYLQSDPQTSTQQQQQQQQGYAGTSTSMMCYTQGAQQIPAIQKGPEHHCVAQTSGKRHSEDSGNGKGSKIQRQSTH from the exons GTTCTTACTGCAGAGTCTTGAGGatttggactccagcctgcgcAAGCTCAACTCCCGACTGTTTGTGATTCGAGGCCAACCCACTGATGTCTTTCCCAGACTTTTCAAG GAATGGAAGATTTCTCGTTTGTCTTACGAGTACGACTCTGAGCCCTTTGGGAAAGAACGTGATGCAGCTATTAAGAAACTGGCCTGTGAGGCCGGAGTGGAGGTGACAGTTCGCATCTCCCACACACTCTATGACCTTGACAA GATCATAGAGTTGAATGGGGGTCAGTCCCCGCTCACCTACAAACGGTTCCAGACCCTCATCAGTCGCATGGACGCAGTCGAGGTGCCTGCGGAGTCCATCACGGCTGACATCATGGGGAAATGTAGGACGCCGCTGTCCGAAGACCatgatgacaagtttggggTCCCCTCCTTGGAGGAGCTGG GTTTTGATACTGAAGGTCTGTCATCAGCTGTGTGGCCGGGGGGAGAGACCGAAGCCCTCACACGACTGGAGAGGCATTTGGAGAGGAAG GCGTGGGTGGCCAACTTTGAGCGTCCCAGAATGAACGCCAACTCGCTGCTCGCCAGCCCGACCGGCCTCAGCCCGTACCTGCGCTTCGGCTGCCTCTCCTGTCGCCTCTTCTACTTCAAACTCACCGACCTCTATAGGAAG GTGAAGAAGAACAGCTCCCCTCCCCTCTCGCTCTACGGTCAGCTGCTGTGGCGCGAGTTCTTCTACACGGCAGCCACCAACAACCCCTGCTTTGACAAGATGGAGAGCAACCCCATCTGCGTTCAGATCCCGTGGGACCGTAACCCTGAGGCGCTGGCCAAGTGGGCAGAGGGCCGCACTGGCTTCCCGTGGATCGACGCCATCATGACGCAGCTGAGGCAGGAGGGCTGGATCCATCACCTGGCTCGACACGCTGTGGCCTGTTTCCTGACCAGAGGGGACTTGTGGATCGGCTGGGAGGAGGGCATGAAG GTGtttgaggagctgctgctggatgCAGACTGGAGTGTGAACGCAGGCAGCTGGATGTGGCTCTCCTGCAGCTCTTTCTTCCAGCAGTTCTTCCACTGCTACTGCCCCGTGGGGTTCGGCCGACGCACAGACCCCAACGGAGATTACATACG GCGCTACCTGCCAATCCTGAGAGGGTTTCCAGCCAAATATATTTATGATCCCTGGAACGCTCCAGAGAGTGTGCAGAAGGCAGCTAAATGCATTATTGGAGTGCATTACCCCAAACCCATGGTGCACCACGCAGAGGCCAGTCGCCTTAACATCGAGCGAATGAAACAGATCTACCAGCAGCTCTCCTGTTACAGAGGCCTCG GCCTTCTGGCAACAGTTCCGTCCACCTCTAACGGTAACGGAAATGGTAACGGTAACGGTGAGACGTCCTCAGACGGGATGGGATTCCCTGTTGAGGCTTCACACAGCGCTGCAGCTCCATCTG GCTATCAGATGCCAGTTCACTCCCAGGGAGACTGGCAGAGTGGTGTCATGATGTACCTGCAGAGTGATCCACAAAccagcacacagcagcagcagcagcagcagcagg GTTACGCCGGAACCAGTACCAGTATGATGTGTTACACCCAAGGCGCACAGCAGATCCCTGCTATTCAGAAAG GACCTGAACACCACTGCGTCGCTCAGACCAGTGGGAAAAGACACAGCGAGGACTCTGGGAATGGCAAAGGCTCAAAAATCCAGAGACAGAGTACCCACTAA